The following coding sequences lie in one Arabidopsis thaliana chromosome 3, partial sequence genomic window:
- the MBD9 gene encoding methyl-CPG-binding domain 9 (methyl-CPG-binding domain 9 (MBD9); FUNCTIONS IN: methyl-CpG binding, DNA binding; INVOLVED IN: photoperiodism, flowering, secondary shoot formation, regulation of transcription, DNA-dependent; LOCATED IN: nucleus; EXPRESSED IN: 23 plant structures; EXPRESSED DURING: 13 growth stages; CONTAINS InterPro DOMAIN/s: Zinc finger, PHD-type, conserved site (InterPro:IPR019786), Zinc finger, RING-type (InterPro:IPR001841), FY-rich, C-terminal (InterPro:IPR003889), Zinc finger, PHD-type (InterPro:IPR001965), FY-rich, N-terminal (InterPro:IPR003888), DNA-binding, integrase-type (InterPro:IPR016177), Zinc finger, FYVE/PHD-type (InterPro:IPR011011), Methyl-CpG DNA binding (InterPro:IPR001739), Zinc finger, PHD-finger (InterPro:IPR019787); BEST Arabidopsis thaliana protein match is: RING/FYVE/PHD-type zinc finger family protein (TAIR:AT1G77250.1); Has 6416 Blast hits to 3988 proteins in 224 species: Archae - 0; Bacteria - 0; Metazoa - 4085; Fungi - 602; Plants - 1260; Viruses - 0; Other Eukaryotes - 469 (source: NCBI BLink).), with amino-acid sequence MEPTDSTNEQLGDTKTAAVKEESRSFLGIDLNEIPTGATLGGGCTAGQDDDGEYEPVEVVRSIHDNPDPAPGAPAEVPEPDRDASCGACGRPESIELVVVCDACERGFHMSCVNDGVEAAPSADWMCSDCRTGGERSKLWPLGVKSKLILDMNASPPSDAEGYGAEETSDSRKHMLASSSCIGNSFDYAMMHSSFSSLGRGHASLEASGLMSRNTKMSMDALGSHNLGFGFPLNLNNSSLPMRFPSLDPSELFLQNLRHFISERHGVLEDGWRVEFRQPLNGYQLCAVYCAPNGKTFSSIQEVACYLGLAINGNYSCMDAEIRNENSLLQERLHTPKRRKTSRWPNNGFPEQKGSSVSAQLRRFPFNGQTMSPFAVKSGTHFQAGGSLSSGNNGCGCEEAKNGCPMQFEDFFVLSLGRIDIRQSYHNVNVIYPIGYKSCWHDKITGSLFTCEVSDGNSGPIFKVTRSPCSKSFIPAGSTVFSCPKIDEMVEQNSDKLSNRRDSTQERDDDASVEILLSEHCPPLGDDILSCLREKSFSKTVNSLRSEVDSSRVDFDKNLSYDQDHGVEIGDIVVEEDSLSDAWKKVSQKLVDACSIVLKQKGTLNFLCKHVDRETSEINWDTMNEKDNVILSLSKFCCSLAPCSVTCGEKDKSEFAAVVDALSRWLDQNRFGLDADFVQEMIEHMPGAESCTNYRTLKSRSSSSVPITVAEGALVVKPKGGENVKDEVFGEISRKAKKPKLNGGHGVRNLHPPPGRPMCLRLPPGLVGDFLQVSEVFWRFHEILGFEEAFSPENLEQELINPVFDGLFLDKPGKDDKRSEINFTDKDSTATKLFSLFDESRQPFPAKNTSASELKEKKAGDSSDFKISDSSRGSCVGALLTRAHISLLQVLICELQSKVAAFVDPNFDSGESRSRRGRKKDDSTLSAKRNKLHMLPVNEFTWPELARRYILSLLSMDGNLESAEIAARESGKVFRCLQGDGGLLCGSLTGVAGMEADSMLLAEAIKKISGSLTSENDVLSVEDDDSDGLDATETNTCSGDIPEWAQVLEPVKKLPTNVGTRIRKCVYEALERNPPEWAKKILEHSISKEIYKGNASGPTKKAVLSLLADIRGGDLVQRSIKGTKKRTYISVSDVIMKKCRAVLRGVAAADEDKVLCTLLGRKLLNSSDNDDDGLLGSPAMVSRPLDFRTIDLRLAAGAYDGSTEAFLEDVLELWSSIRVMYADQPDCVDLVATLSEKFKSLYEAEVVPLVQKLKDYRKLECLSAEMKKEIKDIVVSVNKLPKAPWDEGVCKVCGVDKDDDSVLLCDTCDAEYHTYCLNPPLIRIPDGNWYCPSCVIAKRMAQEALESYKLVRRRKGRKYQGELTRASMELTAHLADVMEEKDYWEFSAEERILLLKLLCDELLSSSLVHQHLEQCAEAIIEMQQKLRSLSSEWKNAKMRQEFLTAKLAKVEPSILKEVGEPHNSSYFADQMGCDPQPQEGVGDGVTRDDETSSTAYLNKNQGKSPLETDTQPGESHVNFGESKISSPETISSPGRHELPIADTSPLVTDNLPEKDTSETLLKSVGRNHETHSPNSNAVELPTAHDASSQASQELQACQQDLSATSNEIQNLQQSIRSIESQLLKQSIRRDFLGTDASGRLYWGCCFPDENPRILVDGSISLQKPVQADLIGSKVPSPFLHTVDHGRLRLSPWTYYETETEISELVQWLHDDDLKERDLRESILWWKRLRYGDVQKEKKQAQNLSAPVFATGLETKAAMSMEKRYGPCIKLEMETLKKRGKKTKVAEREKLCRCECLESILPSMIHCLICHKTFASDDEFEDHTESKCIPYSLATEEGKDISDSSKAKESLKSDYLNVKSSAGKDVAEISNVSELDSGLIRYQEEESISPYHFEEICSKFVTKDCNRDLVKEIGLISSNGIPTFLPSSSTHLNDSVLISAKSNKPDGGDSGDQVIFAGPETNVEGLNSESNMSFDRSVTDSHGGPLDKPSGLGFGFSEQKNKKSSGSGLKSCCVVPQAALKRVTGKALPGFRFLKTNLLDMDVALPEEALRPSKSHPNRRRAWRVFVKSSQSIYELVQATIVVEDMIKTEYLKNEWWYWSSLSAAAKISTLSALSVRIFSLDAAIIYDKPITPSNPIDETKPIISLPDQKSQPVSDSQERSSRVRRSGKKRKEPEGS; translated from the exons ATGGAACCCACTGATTCTACTAACGAGCAACTCGGAGACACTAAGACCGCCGCTGTCAAGGAAGAGAGTCGCTCCTTTCTCGGCATCGATCTCAACGAAATCCCTACCGGCGCTACTCTCGGCGGTGGTTGCACCGCTGGTCAGGATGACGACGGCGAATATGAACCTGTTGAAGTTGTTAGGTCAATTCACGATAACCCGGACCCAGCCCCTGGAGCCCCTGCCGAGGTTCCTGAACCGGATCGGGATGCTTCGTGCGGCGCGTGTGGAAGACCTGAGTCTATAGAGCTCGTTGTAGTCTGCGATGCCTGTGAGCGAGGCTTTCATATGTCTTGTGTCAACGATGGAGTTGAGGCGGCTCCTTCCGCCGATTGGATGTGCAGCGACTGTCGTACTGGCGGCGAGAGGAGCAAACTGTGGCCGTTGGGGGTTAAGTCCAAGCTCATTCTGGACATGAACGCCTCGCCGCCCAGTGATGCTGAGGGATACGGAGCTGAGGAGACGTCTGATTCGAG aaaGCATATGCTCGCCAGCAGCTCTTGCATTGGAAACTCTTTTGATTATGCAATGATGCATTCAAGCTTCTCAAGTCTCGGTAGAGGACATGCTAGTCTCGAAGCTTCAGGGTTAATGTCTCGTAATACTAAAATGAGTATGGATGCATTGGGTTCACATAATCTAGGTTTTGGATTCCCATTAAACTTGAACAATAGTAGTTTGCCCATGAGATTTCCATCCTTGGATCCAAGTGAGTTGTTTCTGCAAAATCTCAGGCATTTCATATCTGAAAGGCATGGAGTATTGGAAGATGGCTGGCGTGTCGAATTCAGACAACCTTTAAATGGTTATCAGTTATGTGCAGTGTATTGTGCTCCGAATGGAAAAACATTTAGTTCAATACAAGAAGTTGCTTGTTATCTGGGCTTGGCAATTAATGGTAACTACAGCTGTATGGATGCTGAAATCAGGAATGagaattctcttcttcaagaaagATTGCATACGCccaagagaagaaagacatCAAGATGGCCAAACAATGGTTTCCCTGAGCAAAAGGGTAGTTCAGTGAGTGCTCAACTCAGGCGTTTTCCATTCAATGGTCAGACCATGTCTCCTTTCGCCGTTAAATCTGGTACTCATTTTCAGGCTGGTGGTTCTCTTAGCTCTGGAAATAATGGATGCGGTTGTGAGGAAGCTAAG AATGGATGTCCGATGCAGTTTGAAGATTTCTTTGTTCTGTCGCTTGGACGAATTGACATAAGACAGTCTTACCATAATGTCAACGTGATTTATCCAATAGGATATAAGTCCTGCTGGCATGACAAGATCACGGGGTCACTATTTACATGTGAAGTATCTGATGGCAATTCTGGTCCCATTTTCAAGGTTACACGGTCACCATGCTCGAAATCATTTATTCCAGCTGGATCAACTGTCTTCTCCTGCCCAAAGATTGATGAAATGGTGGAACAGAACAGTGACAAACTTAGTAATCGTAGAGATAGTACTCAAGAGCGTGATGATGACGCTAGTGTTGAGATCCTTCTTTCGGAACACTGCCCACCTCTTGGAGATGATATATTGTCTTGTTTACGTGAGAAGAGTTTCTCCAAGACAGTCAATTCCCTGCGCTCAGAGGTTGATTCTTCTCGAGtagattttgataaaaatttatcCTATGATCAGGACCATGGGGTTGAAATTGGTGACATTGTTGTGGAAGAAGATTCATTGTCTGATGCATGGAAAAAAGTGTCTCAAAAACTTGTTGATGCATGTTCAATTGTACTGAAGCAGAAGGGTACCCTGAATTTCCTATGTAAGCATGTTGACAGAGAAACAAGTGAAATCAACTGGGATACCATGAATGAGAAAGACAATGTAATTTTATCGTTGTCAAAATTTTGCTGTTCGTTGGCTCCTTGCAGTGTCACGTGTGGTGAAAAGGATAAAAGCGAATTTGCAGCAGTAGTTGATGCTTTGTCAAGGTGGCTCGATCAAAACAGATTTGGACTTGATGCAGATTTTGTACAGGAAATGATTGAACATATGCCTGGTGCCGAATCATGTACGAATTATAGGACTCTGAAGAGTAGaagttcttcttctgttcCTATAACTGTAGCGGAAGGAGCGCTAGTGGTCAAACCAAAAGGTGGGGAAAATGTCAAGGACGAAGTTTTCGGTGAGATTTCTCGGAAAGCCAAGAAGCCTAAACTAAATGGTGGTCATGGTGTCAGAAATCTACACCCTCCTCCTGGGAGGCCAATGTGTTTGAGGCTCCCTCCTGGGCTTGTTGGTGACTTCCTTCAG GTATCTGAAGTGTTCTGGCGTTTCCAtgaaattttgggttttgaagaGGCTTTCTCACCTGAAAACCTTGAACAGGAGCTTATCAATCCAGTGTTTGatggtttgtttcttgataAACCTGGGAAAGATGATAAGAGAAGTGAGATTAACTTTACTGATAAGGATTCTACAGCtactaaacttttttctttgttcgaTGAATCTCGCCAACCTTTTCCTGCAAAAAATACCTCTGCTTCTGAACTAAAGGAGAAAAAGGCAGGGGATTCTTCTGATTTTAAGATTTCAGATTCCTCTCGTGGGTCGTGTGTGGGTGCACTTCTAACAAGGGCTCACATTTCGCTTCTGCAAGTGCTAATATGTGAGCTGCAATCCAAGGTAGCTGCATTTGTTGATCCAAACTTTGATTCTGGCGAATCGAGATCCAGACGAGGACGAAAAAAGGATGACAGTACACTTTCTGCTAAAAGAAATAAGCTGCATATGCTTCCTGTTAATGAGTTCACTTGGCCTGAATTGGCCCGTAGGTACATCTTGTCTCTTTTATCCATGGATGGGAACCTCGAATCAGCAGAGATTGCTGCACGTGAAAGTGGTAAGGTATTCCGTTGCTTACAAGGGGATGGTGGTTTGCTTTGCGGCTCGCTTACAGGAGTGGCTGGGATGGAAGCAGATTCAATG TTACTTGCAGAGgctattaagaaaatatctggTTCGTTGACAAGCGAAAATGATGTTCTTTCtgtggaagatgatgattccGATGGCCTTGATGCTACTGAGACAAACACTTGCAGTGGTGATATTCCAGAGTGGGCTCAGGTTTTGGAACCTGTGAAAAAGCTTCCAACAAATGTTGGGACTAGAATCAGAAAGTGTGTCTATGAAGCTTTAGAGAGAAATCCACCAGAGTGGGCAAAGAAGATATTGGAGCATTCTATCagtaaagaaatatataaaggCAATGCATCAGGACCAACAAAG AAAGCTGTCCTCTCATTGCTAGCGGATATTCGAGGTGGAGACTTGGTGCAGAGGTCTATTAAAGGAACCAAAAAGCGGACATATATAAGTGTATCTGATGTCATTATGAAGAAATGCCGTGCTGTATTGCGTGGTGTTGCAGCTGCAGACGAGGATAAAGTCCTTTGCACTTTACTGGGAAGAAAGTTACTGAATTCCagtgataatgatgatgacgGGCTCCTGGGATCACCTGCAATGGTTTCGCGTCCCTTAGACTTCAGAACTATTGATTTGAGGTTGGCTGCTGGTGCGTATGACGGATCAACTGAAGCTTTTCTTGAAGATGTTCTTGAG CTGTGGAGTAGTATACGTGTTATGTATGCAGATCAGCCCGATTGTGTGGACCTGGTTGCAACATTGTCTGAAAAATTCAAGTCGTTATACGAGGCTGAG GTTGTACCACTTGTTCAGAAACTTAAGGACTACAGGAAATTGGAATGCCTAAGTgcagagatgaagaaggaaattAAGGACATAGTTGTTTCAGTAAATAAGCTTCCCAAGGCCCCGTGGGATGAGGGGGTATGTAAAGTATGTGGCGTTGACAAAGATGATGACAGTGTTCTCTTGTGTGATACATGCGATGCTGAGTATCACACATATTGTTTAAATCCACCTCTTATTAGAATTCCTGATGGAAATTGGTATTGTCCATCTTGTGTCATTGCCAAGCGCATGGCTCAAGAGGCTTTGGAATCTTACAAACTAGTTAGGCGGCGGAAAGGTAGAAAGTATCAGGGGGAACTCACCCGAGCTTCTATGGAACTGACTGCTCACCTGGCAGATGTGATGGAAGAAAAGGACTACTGGGAGTTTAGTGCTGAGGAG AGAATCTTGCTGCTTAAGCTTCTATGCGATGAACTGCTTAGTTCATCTCTTGTCCATCAACACCTTGAGCAGTGTGCCGAAGCAATAATTGAAATGCAGCAGAAGTTACGCTCTCTTTCCTCAGAATGGAAAAACGCAAAAATGCGGCAAGAATTCCTGACGGCTAAACTGGCAAAGGTTGAACCGAGTATTCTGAAGGAAGTGGGCGAACCACATAATTCAAGCTACTTTGCAGACCAAATGGGATGTGATCCACAACCACAGGAGGGCGTTGGAGACGGAGTTACTCGTGATGATGAGACTTCCTCTACTGCATATCTTAACAAGAATCAAGGTAAATCTCCACTTGAAACCGATACTCAACCCGGAGAGTCGCATGTTAATTTCGGTGAGAGCAAAATTTCCTCCCCGGAAACAATATCATCCCCTGGGAGGCATGAGCTACCTATAGCAGATACCTCTCCTCTTGTAACAGATAATCTGCCTGAAAAAGATACCTCGGAGACCTTGCTTAAGTCAGTTGGAAGGAATCATGAAACACATTCACCAAATTCCAATGCAGTAGAATTGCCGACAGCTCATGATGCATCTTCTCAGGCTTCCCAAGAGTTGCAGGCTTGTCAGCAGGATTTGAGTGCCACTAGTAATGAAATTCAGAATCTTCAGCAATCAATTAGAAGCATAGAATCACAGCTTCTAAAGCAATCTATACGGAGAGATTTTCTGGGAACCGATGCTAGTGGTCGGTTATATTGGGGTTGCTGCTTCCCAGATGAAAATCCTCGTATATTGGTTGATGGAAGCATATCTTTGCAGAAACCTGTTCAAGCCGATTTGATAGGTTCAAAAGTCCCCTCTCCGTTTCTCCATACCGTTGACCATGGAAGACTAAGGCTTTCACCCTGGACGTATTATGAAACTGAAACCGAGATCAGTGAGCTTGTCCAATGGcttcatgatgatgatctgAAAGAAAGAGACCTGAGAGAGTCTATTTTGTGGTGGAAAAGGTTACGATATGGAGACgttcaaaaggaaaagaaacaagCTCAGAATTTATCTGCTCCGGTATTTGCTACGGGTCTTGAGACCAAGGCTGCCATGTCAATGGAGAAGAGATATGGTCCATGCATCAAACTGGAGATGGAAACCTTAAAAAAACGGGGGAAGAAGACAAAGGTTGCAGAGCGAGAGAAATTGTGTAGATGCGAATGCTTGGAATCCATTTTGCCATCTATGATTCACTGCCTCATATGCCATAAAACATTCGCAAGTGATGATGAGTTTGAGGATCACACTGAGAGTAAGTGTATTCCTTATTCATTAGCAACTGAAGAAGGCAAGGACATCTCTGATTCTTCAAAAGCCAAAGAAAGTCTGAAATCCGATTATCTTAATGTAAAGTCTAGTGCCGGCAAAGATGTAGCTGAAATATCCAATGTTTCTGAACTTGATTCTGGGTTGATAAGatatcaagaagaagaatctattTCCCCATACCATTTTGAGGAGATCTGTTCCAAGTTTGTGACAAAGGATTGCAACAGAGATTTGGTTAAAGAGATCGGTCTGATCAGTTCAAATGGCATTCCAACATTTCTTCCATCGTCATCTACTCATCTTAACGACTCCGTGCTCATCTCTGCCAAATCCAATAAGCCAGATGGTGGTGATTCAGGGGATCAGGTCATTTTTGCTGGTCCTGAAACCAATGTTGAAGGCTTAAATTCTGAATCTAACATGTCATTCGATAGATCTGTCACAGACAGTCACGGGGGTCCACTGGATAAACCAAGTGGACTGGGTTTTGGCTTCTCAGAgcaaaagaataagaaatcTTCAGGTAGTGGGTTGAAAAGCTGCTGTGTGGTTCCACAGGCTGCTTTGAAACGAGTAACTGGCAAAGCTTTGCCGGGTTTCAGGTTCCTGAAAACCAACTTGCTTGATATGGATGTAGCACTGCCTGAAGAAGCTTTAAGACCATCGAAATCACATCCAAACCGTAGAAGAGCTTGGCGTGTATTTGTTAAATCGTCGCAAAGTATATACGAG